A genomic window from Polaribacter gangjinensis includes:
- a CDS encoding RluA family pseudouridine synthase — protein MIENENLEIENDDLYEHYRFVASVGQVPLRVDKFLMNFIENATRNKVQQAAKAGNILVNDVVVKQNYKVKPHDVVRVVLSHPPHENLLVAENISLDIVYEDETVIVVNKPAGMVVHPGHGNYSGTLVNGLIHHIENLPTNSNERPGLVHRIDKDTSGLLVIAKTEFAMANLSKQFFDRTTERFYYAIVWGTIDEDEGTIEGNIGRSFKNRLQMDVFPEGDFGKPAITHYKVLERLTYVTLVQCKLETGRTHQIRAHFKHIGHTLFNDERYGGNEILKGTTFTKYKQFVQNCFNVLPRQALHAKTLGFTHPITGKFLQFDSEIPEDMTACLEKWRTYAEHSKYEE, from the coding sequence TTGATAGAAAACGAGAATTTAGAGATTGAAAATGATGATCTGTATGAACATTACAGATTTGTAGCGAGTGTTGGACAAGTGCCTTTGCGAGTGGACAAATTTTTGATGAATTTCATCGAAAACGCTACAAGAAATAAAGTACAACAAGCTGCAAAAGCAGGTAATATTTTAGTAAATGATGTTGTTGTAAAACAAAACTACAAAGTTAAACCTCATGATGTAGTTCGTGTTGTTTTGAGTCATCCTCCTCATGAAAATTTATTGGTTGCAGAAAATATCTCTTTGGATATTGTCTATGAAGATGAAACCGTGATTGTAGTAAACAAACCTGCAGGAATGGTGGTGCATCCAGGACATGGCAATTATTCAGGAACGTTGGTAAATGGTTTGATTCATCATATTGAAAATTTACCTACAAACTCTAATGAAAGGCCAGGTTTGGTGCATAGAATTGATAAAGACACCAGTGGTTTACTGGTGATTGCCAAAACCGAATTTGCAATGGCAAATTTATCCAAACAATTTTTTGACAGAACAACAGAAAGATTTTATTATGCTATAGTTTGGGGAACAATTGATGAAGATGAAGGGACTATTGAAGGCAATATTGGACGTAGTTTTAAAAACAGATTGCAAATGGATGTTTTTCCTGAGGGAGATTTTGGAAAACCAGCTATCACACATTACAAAGTTTTAGAAAGATTAACGTATGTCACTTTGGTGCAATGCAAATTAGAAACTGGAAGAACGCATCAAATTAGAGCACATTTCAAACATATTGGTCATACACTTTTTAATGACGAACGTTATGGAGGTAATGAAATTTTAAAAGGAACAACGTTTACCAAATACAAACAGTTTGTTCAAAATTGTTTCAATGTGTTGCCAAGACAAGCTTTGCATGCTAAAACATTAGGATTTACGCATCCAATTACAGGAAAATTTTTACAATTTGATTCTGAAATTCCTGAAGATATGACAGCTTGCTTGGAAAAATGGCGCACCTATGCTGAGCATTCTAAATACGAAGAGTAA
- a CDS encoding PASTA domain-containing protein, translated as MSIVQFVKSKLFFKQILIAFVGLIVFVFVIKVVLRFSTNHNQKIEVPNLSKLSIEEAALKLNDLDLDYIVIDSASYNPEYPKFSVIEQNPEAGEFVKEKRKIYLTLNPSRYRDVTIPNLNGRTKRQAISELRAIGFKVSQDFIYINDIGKDVVRGMRHNGKILNPNEKLQKNSEITLVLGDGGMGQNSAQTDSINDDVDF; from the coding sequence ATGAGTATCGTTCAGTTCGTAAAGAGTAAACTTTTTTTCAAACAAATCCTTATTGCTTTTGTTGGATTGATAGTTTTTGTATTTGTAATCAAAGTCGTTTTAAGATTTTCTACAAATCACAATCAAAAAATTGAAGTTCCGAATTTGAGTAAACTTTCCATTGAAGAAGCTGCTTTGAAATTGAATGACTTGGACTTAGATTATATTGTAATTGATAGCGCTAGTTACAATCCTGAGTATCCAAAATTTTCGGTGATTGAGCAAAATCCGGAAGCTGGAGAATTTGTAAAAGAAAAACGAAAAATTTACTTGACATTAAACCCGTCAAGATATAGAGATGTTACGATTCCGAATTTAAACGGACGAACCAAAAGACAAGCAATTTCTGAGTTACGTGCAATTGGATTTAAAGTTAGCCAAGATTTTATTTATATAAATGACATTGGAAAAGATGTAGTAAGAGGAATGCGTCACAATGGAAAAATCTTAAATCCGAATGAAAAATTGCAAAAAAACTCAGAAATAACATTGGTTTTGGGTGATGGTGGTATGGGGCAAAATTCTGCTCAAACAGATAGTATTAATGACGATGTTGATTTTTAA